A window from Hymenobacter volaticus encodes these proteins:
- a CDS encoding helix-turn-helix transcriptional regulator produces the protein MAESETVGQRFTQLIAHLGISKNAFAASLDKTATVIQHLVDERNKPGFDLLRKVFEVYPNVSKDWLLQGEGPMLTDESKNSASVQEARLTSAAKAAPPTAVTIAPVPSTEAAQELKPKAAPQPDQVQAAPPAAKPAAEAPPVVSEPVTPMPIQPVSQAAVASPTAEAAPTTVAATSDTSWQTALYTQQMAHQLAMAELRNQHLQEQQRLMQQMMDLMQRQLVR, from the coding sequence ATGGCAGAGTCAGAAACTGTAGGTCAACGCTTTACTCAGCTTATTGCTCATTTGGGGATAAGCAAAAATGCTTTTGCTGCGTCGTTAGACAAGACAGCTACGGTTATTCAGCATCTGGTAGATGAAAGAAATAAACCGGGGTTTGATCTTTTGCGCAAGGTGTTTGAGGTTTATCCAAATGTTTCCAAAGATTGGCTGTTGCAGGGTGAAGGTCCGATGCTGACTGATGAGAGTAAGAACAGTGCTTCGGTTCAGGAGGCTAGATTAACTTCAGCCGCCAAAGCTGCTCCGCCCACAGCAGTAACCATAGCTCCAGTTCCGTCGACTGAGGCAGCGCAAGAACTAAAACCAAAAGCAGCACCTCAACCGGATCAAGTGCAAGCGGCACCTCCTGCCGCAAAGCCAGCAGCCGAAGCGCCACCAGTAGTAAGTGAACCAGTAACGCCAATGCCCATCCAGCCGGTGTCACAAGCTGCGGTAGCCAGTCCAACAGCAGAGGCCGCACCCACAACGGTTGCTGCGACTAGCGATACAAGTTGGCAAACGGCGCTTTACACGCAGCAGATGGCTCACCAGCTAGCTATGGCAGAATTGCGTAATCAACACTTGCAAGAACAGCAGCGCCTTATGCAGCAGATGATGGATCTGATGCAGCGGCAACTGGTACGTTAA
- a CDS encoding ABC transporter permease, with the protein MHLLENIKEAFRSIQSNLLRTVLTALIVSIGIMALVGILTAIDAMKYSLNQTFASLGANSFEMKAKGYTNRFRRGGVQGRIYPPISLLQAKKYKQALGDEAKVGVSAFISGATEVKANGQKTNPNVQVVAGDENYLQIQSYNLGIGRVFSPLELENGTNVAIIGSEVKDKLYPTESPLGKYVYLLGRRFLVVGMLEKSGSTGQGGGADRLVLIPLETGNQLPRQRALTFDVKTATPKPEELNYLTGQATGIMRAVRHDPLGQEDSFNVERSDSMAATLDELSGGLKMGGFLVGFITLLGASIALMNIMMVSVTERTREIGIRKALGATAFQIRQQFLIEAIVICLMGGMLGIILGVSMGNAVSLFVGEGTFLVPWFWMILGLVICVTVGLASGYYPASKAAGLDPIESLRYE; encoded by the coding sequence ATGCATCTGCTAGAAAACATCAAGGAGGCTTTCCGTTCCATTCAAAGTAATCTGTTGCGCACCGTACTAACGGCCCTCATTGTGAGCATCGGCATCATGGCTTTGGTCGGGATTCTAACGGCTATCGACGCCATGAAGTATTCTCTGAATCAAACCTTTGCCAGTTTAGGAGCCAACTCCTTTGAAATGAAGGCCAAAGGCTACACCAACCGGTTCCGGCGAGGTGGGGTACAAGGCCGGATCTATCCGCCAATCAGTCTGCTGCAAGCCAAAAAGTATAAGCAAGCCCTCGGCGACGAGGCGAAGGTGGGTGTTTCTGCTTTTATCTCGGGCGCTACCGAAGTAAAAGCCAACGGCCAGAAAACCAACCCAAACGTGCAAGTGGTTGCCGGCGACGAGAACTACTTGCAGATTCAAAGTTATAACCTAGGAATAGGGCGGGTGTTCTCGCCGCTAGAACTAGAGAATGGCACCAACGTGGCCATAATTGGTTCGGAAGTTAAAGACAAACTTTATCCCACCGAGAGTCCGCTCGGCAAGTACGTTTATCTGCTGGGCCGCCGTTTTCTGGTAGTTGGAATGCTTGAAAAAAGTGGCAGCACCGGCCAGGGTGGCGGCGCCGACCGTCTCGTGCTGATTCCGCTGGAAACGGGCAACCAACTCCCGCGCCAGCGCGCCCTCACTTTCGACGTGAAAACGGCTACTCCCAAGCCCGAGGAGCTCAACTATCTGACCGGTCAAGCTACCGGCATTATGCGTGCCGTGCGCCACGATCCTTTAGGGCAGGAAGACAGCTTCAATGTAGAGCGGTCCGACTCTATGGCCGCTACGCTCGACGAACTGTCGGGGGGACTGAAAATGGGTGGTTTCTTGGTTGGGTTTATTACCCTGCTTGGTGCCAGCATTGCGTTGATGAATATCATGATGGTGTCGGTAACTGAGCGCACCCGCGAAATTGGTATCCGCAAAGCGTTAGGTGCAACAGCCTTCCAGATCCGGCAGCAATTCCTGATTGAAGCCATTGTTATTTGCCTTATGGGGGGAATGCTCGGCATCATCCTGGGCGTCTCAATGGGTAATGCCGTGTCGTTGTTTGTAGGCGAGGGCACTTTCCTGGTGCCTTGGTTCTGGATGATTTTAGGGCTCGTCATCTGCGTCACGGTAGGATTAGCCTCGGGATATTACCCCGCCAGCAAAGCCGCTGGCCTCGATCCTATTGAAAGTCTGCGCTACGAGTAG
- a CDS encoding asparagine synthetase B gives MPFPRLLLLLLVITGLAAPMTARANHVLIPMDDTQKEHLKAYGIAYWLLTKQVEVDWLLNYRGGSFACEVAAGVENEMAVRNVTYQVISEAQYTSILSEIADPNANMDVMKLEKVPKIAVYTPKGKQPWDDAVTMVLGYAEIPYDQIYDDEVLDGKLPKYDWLHLHHEDFTGQNGKFYAMYRNRPWYQQQIRDSEAAAKRHGFSKTSQMKAAVVTKMQEFIAGGGFQFAMCSATDTYDIALAGLGLDMVESMYDGDPADPSAQSKLNFNRTLAFKDFQIVRDPYQYEFSNIDMDMRERGVYEDNDYFQLFTFSAKYDPVPTMLTQDHEKTIKGFMGQTTAFRKSLIKSDVVVMGDNKASGEVRYMHGTLGKGTWTFYGGHDPEDYQHLVEEEPTDLALHPNSPGYRLILNNVLFPAAKKKKQKT, from the coding sequence ATGCCTTTTCCTCGTCTTCTGTTGCTTCTACTGGTTATCACCGGCTTAGCTGCTCCCATGACGGCTCGCGCCAATCATGTGCTTATTCCGATGGATGACACGCAGAAAGAGCACCTTAAAGCCTATGGCATCGCTTACTGGCTGCTTACCAAGCAGGTAGAAGTAGACTGGCTGCTCAATTATCGTGGTGGCTCTTTTGCCTGTGAGGTAGCGGCAGGCGTGGAAAATGAAATGGCGGTGCGCAACGTCACCTACCAAGTCATCAGCGAAGCACAATACACCAGCATTCTTTCGGAAATAGCCGATCCCAATGCCAATATGGATGTGATGAAGCTAGAGAAGGTACCTAAGATTGCGGTGTACACGCCCAAAGGCAAGCAGCCCTGGGACGACGCCGTGACGATGGTGTTAGGCTACGCTGAAATTCCCTACGACCAAATTTATGACGATGAGGTGTTAGACGGTAAACTGCCTAAATACGACTGGCTGCACTTACACCACGAAGACTTCACCGGTCAAAACGGCAAGTTTTACGCTATGTACCGCAACCGGCCCTGGTACCAGCAGCAGATCCGGGATTCCGAAGCCGCTGCCAAGCGCCACGGCTTCAGCAAAACGTCGCAGATGAAGGCGGCCGTAGTAACCAAAATGCAGGAGTTTATTGCCGGGGGCGGCTTTCAGTTTGCCATGTGCTCGGCCACCGACACCTACGATATTGCCTTAGCGGGCTTGGGCTTAGATATGGTAGAAAGTATGTACGACGGCGACCCCGCCGATCCTAGTGCGCAAAGCAAGCTCAATTTCAACCGCACGCTGGCTTTCAAGGACTTCCAAATTGTGCGCGACCCGTACCAGTACGAGTTTAGCAACATCGATATGGACATGCGTGAGCGGGGTGTGTACGAAGACAACGACTACTTCCAACTCTTCACCTTTTCGGCCAAGTACGACCCAGTGCCGACCATGCTCACCCAAGACCATGAGAAAACCATCAAGGGCTTTATGGGCCAGACCACAGCATTCCGCAAAAGTCTGATTAAGTCGGATGTGGTGGTGATGGGCGACAACAAGGCCTCGGGTGAGGTACGCTACATGCACGGCACGCTCGGCAAAGGCACCTGGACTTTCTATGGCGGCCACGACCCCGAAGACTACCAGCACTTGGTGGAAGAAGAACCTACCGACTTAGCGCTGCATCCCAATTCGCCTGGTTATCGCCTGATTTTGAACAACGTACTGTTCCCGGCCGCCAAGAAAAAGAAGCAGAAAACCTGA
- a CDS encoding DUF4261 domain-containing protein: MEDSNIPELLSARLLFTVKPSLDATSLAAALRQEFKQVDNSEDSLLYFFPDYPVTFKEGELPAQVMVAAAERPSGADYLAAALQQSWHWSEAATVVAMCDHEVIVTDFMTRTLAYTVRVELFQKALDAFVQLLNPQAIYFTTSDKVVEPVAYLERGRAVLDGLLKVRFFNIADSATQEMFLDTLGLHALGLPDFQIRFADLDPNQVVGALMSYSYYVFEKGPIIEDGNTIQGITPADKWICHYTDSLIGPERLVIQLETAP, from the coding sequence ATGGAAGACAGTAATATTCCGGAATTGTTGTCGGCTCGGCTGCTTTTCACTGTTAAGCCCTCTTTAGATGCTACCTCCCTAGCCGCTGCGCTACGTCAGGAGTTCAAGCAAGTTGATAATTCAGAAGATTCGCTGTTGTACTTTTTTCCTGACTATCCTGTCACGTTCAAAGAAGGCGAACTGCCCGCGCAGGTAATGGTAGCCGCCGCAGAAAGACCTTCCGGGGCCGATTATTTAGCGGCCGCCTTGCAGCAAAGTTGGCACTGGAGCGAAGCTGCTACCGTAGTTGCTATGTGCGACCACGAAGTTATAGTCACCGACTTCATGACTCGCACTCTAGCGTACACTGTGCGAGTGGAACTGTTTCAGAAGGCATTGGACGCTTTTGTTCAACTTCTGAATCCGCAAGCCATTTACTTTACTACCAGCGATAAAGTGGTGGAGCCAGTTGCTTATCTAGAGCGAGGACGAGCCGTGCTGGACGGCTTGCTGAAAGTGCGGTTCTTCAACATCGCCGACAGCGCCACACAAGAAATGTTTCTCGATACTCTGGGGCTGCACGCGCTAGGGTTGCCAGATTTTCAAATCCGCTTCGCCGACCTTGACCCAAACCAAGTAGTGGGCGCACTAATGAGCTACAGCTATTACGTCTTCGAAAAAGGCCCCATCATCGAAGACGGCAACACCATTCAAGGTATCACGCCGGCAGATAAATGGATTTGCCATTACACCGATTCTCTAATAGGACCGGAGCGGCTAGTAATCCAGCTTGAAACAGCGCCATAG
- a CDS encoding glycoside hydrolase family 2 protein, producing the protein MNSEQTNYGLSISQEELNVPEPFLNPLPRAVLRFNTHVLLDGDWHFALDTEDTGLRDGWHLGHYYEHRAQWPGSVEEHIAQAHGQQEPATWQDSVVAWYERDFPMPEMSESLNRSMLQLTFGACGYETRVWLNGRLLRTIEGEEIHYGEYTSFSYELQAEYLRPVNRLTVRVADTLDAETPRGKQESHVYKRGGIWYQTSTGAVRSIWLEMVERNRLRSRVGVVSVVEDQLVRFTVTPRIHDPGDYTLRLQVFERNAAPETAPLAASDFPLRLEAGQRQQRVVMEVPDARLWSPESPNLYRLVAQLVDQNGYVAQIETYFGLRKIEARGRYVYLNNQPVYLDGILYQPGTATYAEIRRHMYAMKELGCNLVRVHIAGVDPRIYNLADELGLLLWVEVPSPHSSTARSRENHKAELLRMLTLIGTHPAVVIWSLYNEDWGAQDIATNPETRRYIVEMYHFMQIAHPQFLVVDNDGWHHISYEGRLKSDLLTAHLYTPDLRRWQELLDRLVQGELEGTAAFPLVVGDPFFYRKQVPLLVSEWGGFGFSDYGGPKDAESRTEDIRLFKQELRSRPIAGDVYTQATNIEDERNGLIDPHTGALSVPPGLLNSRNSHQAEAPKAAQ; encoded by the coding sequence ATGAATTCCGAGCAAACCAACTACGGCTTATCTATTAGTCAGGAAGAGCTGAACGTCCCGGAACCATTTCTTAACCCCCTACCTCGCGCCGTACTGCGCTTCAACACCCACGTGCTACTCGATGGCGACTGGCACTTTGCTTTAGATACCGAGGATACTGGCCTGCGTGATGGTTGGCACTTAGGCCATTATTACGAACACCGGGCCCAATGGCCGGGCTCGGTCGAGGAGCACATTGCCCAGGCGCACGGCCAGCAAGAGCCTGCTACTTGGCAGGATAGCGTGGTAGCGTGGTATGAGCGCGACTTTCCGATGCCCGAAATGAGTGAGTCGCTAAACCGCTCGATGTTGCAGCTCACGTTCGGCGCCTGTGGCTACGAAACCCGCGTCTGGCTTAACGGTCGCCTGCTGCGCACTATTGAAGGCGAAGAAATTCATTATGGGGAATACACGTCGTTTTCCTACGAGTTGCAAGCTGAATACCTCCGTCCTGTCAACCGCTTAACTGTGCGCGTGGCCGATACGCTGGACGCTGAAACACCACGTGGCAAGCAAGAATCGCACGTCTACAAGCGCGGGGGCATTTGGTACCAGACCTCTACTGGCGCCGTGCGCAGCATCTGGTTGGAAATGGTGGAGCGTAACCGCCTTCGCTCCCGGGTGGGCGTGGTAAGTGTGGTGGAAGACCAATTGGTTCGTTTCACCGTCACGCCCCGCATCCACGACCCAGGCGACTATACGCTACGTCTGCAAGTATTCGAGCGGAATGCCGCACCAGAGACAGCGCCGCTGGCTGCTTCCGATTTTCCGCTTCGCCTGGAAGCTGGGCAGCGGCAGCAACGCGTAGTAATGGAAGTTCCCGACGCCCGCCTTTGGTCGCCGGAATCGCCTAATCTTTACCGTCTTGTGGCCCAGCTCGTCGACCAGAATGGTTACGTGGCCCAGATTGAAACGTATTTCGGTTTGCGTAAAATTGAGGCCCGGGGCCGCTACGTGTACCTCAACAACCAACCCGTCTATCTAGATGGCATTCTATATCAACCTGGTACGGCCACTTATGCTGAAATCAGGCGGCATATGTATGCCATGAAAGAGCTAGGCTGCAACTTGGTGCGCGTACACATTGCCGGTGTCGACCCGCGCATCTACAACCTAGCCGATGAGCTAGGACTGCTGCTATGGGTGGAAGTACCGAGCCCACACAGTTCCACTGCTCGCAGCCGTGAAAACCACAAGGCCGAATTGCTGCGCATGCTTACCCTGATTGGTACGCACCCCGCTGTCGTCATCTGGAGCCTATACAACGAAGACTGGGGAGCCCAGGACATTGCCACTAACCCGGAAACGCGGCGCTATATCGTGGAGATGTACCATTTCATGCAGATAGCGCATCCGCAATTCCTAGTGGTCGATAACGACGGTTGGCACCATATTTCCTACGAAGGCCGCCTGAAATCCGACCTCCTCACGGCCCACCTTTACACGCCCGATTTGCGCCGCTGGCAAGAATTGCTTGACCGGCTCGTGCAAGGTGAACTGGAAGGTACTGCCGCCTTTCCCCTGGTTGTCGGCGACCCATTTTTCTACCGCAAGCAAGTGCCATTGCTGGTCAGTGAGTGGGGTGGTTTTGGCTTTTCGGACTATGGTGGCCCGAAAGATGCTGAGTCGCGCACCGAAGACATTCGGCTATTCAAGCAGGAACTACGCTCCCGCCCCATTGCCGGCGATGTTTATACCCAGGCTACTAATATCGAAGACGAGCGCAATGGTCTTATTGATCCTCATACCGGTGCTTTGTCGGTGCCGCCGGGGCTACTGAACTCACGTAATTCACACCAAGCCGAAGCTCCAAAAGCGGCACAATAA
- a CDS encoding tRNA-(ms[2]io[6]A)-hydroxylase: MEPQEKEKTILKLKLNTDPRWVDIASKNIEDILVDHAWCEQKAASTGISMIIHYPEKTRLVDELTDLVAEEWSHFERVLLELRKRGYQLGRPRRDEYVVQLLAHVRKGGPRERQLMDQLLVSALIEARSCERFKLLWKHIPDPELSKFYYELMVSEAGHFVSYVDLAKEYCDPKEVETRLQELLKVEGEIVTNLPVRDDRMH; this comes from the coding sequence ATGGAACCTCAGGAAAAAGAAAAGACTATCCTCAAGCTTAAACTCAATACTGACCCCCGGTGGGTGGATATTGCCAGCAAAAACATCGAGGATATTCTCGTTGACCATGCTTGGTGCGAGCAGAAAGCGGCAAGTACTGGCATCAGTATGATTATTCACTACCCCGAGAAAACTCGGTTAGTGGATGAATTGACTGATTTAGTGGCCGAGGAGTGGAGCCATTTCGAACGAGTGTTGCTGGAATTGCGGAAGCGTGGCTACCAACTCGGCCGCCCCCGCCGCGACGAGTACGTAGTGCAACTGCTAGCTCACGTGCGCAAAGGTGGCCCACGCGAGCGGCAGCTCATGGACCAATTGCTAGTGTCGGCCCTCATCGAGGCCCGCAGTTGTGAGCGGTTTAAGCTGCTCTGGAAGCACATTCCCGACCCCGAACTCAGCAAGTTTTACTACGAGCTTATGGTATCCGAAGCGGGACATTTTGTGAGCTATGTCGACCTCGCTAAAGAATATTGCGACCCGAAAGAAGTGGAAACGCGCCTTCAGGAACTGCTCAAAGTAGAAGGCGAAATCGTAACAAACCTGCCCGTCCGCGACGACCGAATGCACTAA
- a CDS encoding putative porin, producing MCSTKQGSSTWRILGKRVGTPRAADGEVLSTSYSPTLTQQQFSGNHYRWGKDFDASQFDYKNDLGLKNTKVQQVTARLDQTLGRHRVEGSASLINVTDLVYYDEFAEPAQSGGSRLLLTGSLRHRFNVGNMFFDNQVHVTRGGQENEIRIPDLITNSKVYYQGYLFKKAIFGQIGAEVYYQSSWQPYDYSPSTQQFFLQNHFTAANFAVADVFVTGDIRTVAVFLKMAYINQGLLRDGYFVTPYYTSLPRRFELGIRWQFFD from the coding sequence ATATGCTCTACCAAACAAGGAAGTTCCACTTGGCGAATACTGGGTAAGCGGGTTGGCACGCCTCGGGCCGCTGACGGGGAGGTACTTAGTACCAGCTATTCTCCAACTCTTACGCAGCAGCAGTTCAGTGGCAATCATTATCGTTGGGGTAAAGACTTTGATGCAAGTCAATTTGATTACAAGAATGACCTTGGGCTGAAGAATACGAAGGTTCAGCAGGTTACAGCGCGCCTCGACCAAACGCTGGGTCGGCATCGGGTTGAGGGGTCAGCGTCTCTTATAAATGTCACTGACCTTGTGTATTATGATGAGTTTGCCGAGCCTGCACAGTCAGGCGGTTCCCGCCTGTTGCTCACGGGTTCGTTGCGCCACCGGTTCAATGTTGGCAACATGTTTTTCGACAACCAAGTCCACGTAACGAGAGGTGGTCAGGAAAATGAGATTCGTATTCCCGACTTGATTACCAACAGCAAGGTGTATTACCAAGGCTACCTATTCAAGAAAGCGATATTCGGGCAAATAGGGGCGGAGGTGTACTACCAATCAAGCTGGCAGCCTTACGACTACAGTCCTAGTACGCAGCAGTTTTTTCTGCAAAACCATTTCACCGCCGCTAATTTCGCTGTGGCCGATGTGTTCGTAACCGGTGACATCCGCACGGTAGCCGTCTTCTTGAAAATGGCTTATATAAACCAAGGGCTGTTGCGCGACGGGTATTTTGTGACGCCTTACTATACTAGCTTGCCCCGCCGGTTCGAGCTTGGCATCCGCTGGCAGTTCTTCGATTAA
- the lpxK gene encoding tetraacyldisaccharide 4'-kinase — MPSLLSWLLFPFAWLYAGIMAVRNWLYDKGWKASARFGEVPVVSVGNLRVGGTGKTPHAAWLVQELLRQGQQPAILSRGYGRRTRGFRLANASETAATLGDEPLQQFEHFRGQVPVAVCEDRQAGLRELLQQHPAVSTVVLDDAYQHRRVRPDLSVLLTEHQRPFYNDEVLPAGRLRESRAGAARADVVIVTKCEPTLAVAQQLAIEQRIRRYIRPGVPVLFSTYAYGEPVPLASTEQRAGTAYSLEIVLLTGIAQPGPLRAYLQAAGYHIVHHAQFSDHHVFTAQEIAALKAYNGPGRRIFTTQKDATRLLDPALHTEMASLSVFYIPIAVEFLADGANRLRQLLPAAIQPQAVV, encoded by the coding sequence ATGCCTAGCCTACTATCCTGGTTGCTGTTCCCTTTTGCCTGGCTGTACGCCGGTATTATGGCTGTGCGCAACTGGCTGTATGACAAAGGCTGGAAAGCTTCGGCGCGGTTTGGTGAAGTGCCCGTTGTTAGCGTGGGCAATTTACGAGTGGGGGGCACCGGCAAAACACCGCACGCTGCGTGGTTGGTGCAGGAGTTGCTTCGTCAGGGCCAGCAGCCCGCTATTCTGAGCCGTGGCTACGGCCGCCGCACCCGAGGTTTCCGGCTCGCCAACGCCAGTGAAACGGCCGCCACACTCGGCGACGAGCCGTTGCAGCAATTCGAGCACTTTAGGGGGCAGGTACCCGTAGCGGTGTGCGAAGACCGGCAGGCAGGCTTACGCGAACTGCTTCAACAACACCCCGCCGTTAGCACCGTCGTTCTCGATGATGCCTACCAGCACCGCCGGGTGCGCCCCGACTTAAGCGTGTTGCTTACCGAGCACCAACGGCCCTTTTATAATGATGAAGTATTGCCTGCCGGACGCCTGCGTGAAAGCCGCGCTGGTGCGGCTCGGGCCGATGTGGTCATAGTCACCAAGTGCGAACCGACCCTGGCGGTAGCTCAGCAGCTTGCCATAGAGCAACGCATCCGCCGCTACATTCGGCCGGGCGTACCCGTGTTGTTCAGCACGTATGCGTATGGGGAGCCGGTACCGTTAGCTAGTACGGAGCAACGCGCTGGTACAGCCTATTCGTTGGAAATTGTGCTGTTGACAGGCATTGCGCAGCCGGGACCACTGCGAGCGTATTTACAAGCAGCTGGCTATCACATCGTGCACCACGCCCAGTTCAGCGACCATCACGTCTTCACTGCGCAGGAAATTGCGGCACTAAAAGCGTATAACGGGCCAGGGCGCCGTATTTTTACAACTCAGAAAGATGCCACTCGTTTGCTCGACCCCGCACTGCATACGGAAATGGCAAGTCTATCCGTTTTCTACATTCCAATTGCTGTGGAGTTTCTGGCCGATGGGGCAAATCGCCTGCGCCAGTTGCTTCCGGCCGCTATTCAGCCCCAAGCTGTTGTCTGA
- a CDS encoding uracil-DNA glycosylase family protein, whose product MLSFADRLLHFLSTFPSPPNLPDEVEAYNPYQDAAVADLMTQFGQKYYADQRPRVALLGINPGRFGAGRTGVAFTDPATLAGVCGIPNNLPQHPELSSQFVYKVVEALGGPTVFYQHFYVGSLYPLVLLQHGKNYNYYDSKALTTALESDIRASLRRQVDELELVRTAAICLGRRNGLLFEKLNKELDLFNEIHVLDHPRYLMQYKRRDLPTHVARYVEVLGSVINS is encoded by the coding sequence ATGCTCTCCTTCGCCGACCGGCTGCTGCACTTCCTTTCCACTTTCCCATCTCCACCCAACCTCCCCGACGAGGTGGAGGCGTACAATCCCTACCAGGATGCCGCTGTAGCTGACCTGATGACGCAGTTTGGTCAGAAATACTATGCCGATCAACGCCCCCGGGTAGCCCTGCTTGGTATCAATCCGGGCCGTTTTGGGGCTGGCCGCACCGGCGTTGCTTTTACCGACCCGGCTACGCTTGCGGGTGTATGTGGCATTCCTAACAATCTGCCGCAGCATCCTGAGCTGAGCAGCCAGTTTGTATACAAAGTAGTAGAAGCGCTGGGTGGACCAACGGTGTTTTATCAACATTTCTACGTGGGCTCCCTTTACCCCTTGGTGCTATTGCAACACGGCAAAAACTACAACTACTATGATTCAAAGGCCCTGACTACCGCGCTGGAGTCTGACATCCGCGCTTCCCTACGGCGGCAGGTAGACGAGCTAGAACTAGTGCGCACGGCCGCCATCTGCTTGGGCCGCCGCAATGGCTTGCTGTTTGAAAAGCTTAACAAGGAGCTAGACTTGTTCAATGAAATTCACGTACTCGACCACCCGCGCTACCTTATGCAATACAAGCGCCGCGACTTGCCAACACACGTGGCGCGCTATGTGGAAGTACTAGGATCTGTTATCAATAGCTGA
- a CDS encoding Nif3-like dinuclear metal center hexameric protein: MPTVQDLTRVLEAAAPLAYQESYDNAGLQCGDPQMEVRGVLIALDCTPAVVDEAIRRGCNVVVAHHPLIFRPLKRLTGANEVEQTLLKAIKNDVALYAAHTNLDNVRHGVNRKLAEKLGLVNLRILDPKPGLLAKLITYVPATHTENVLAALYAAGAGQVGDYSACSFRMQGIGTFTPGAGTNPFQGTVGELETTPEERVEVLLPLHLQNTALHALRQAHPYEEVAYEIIKLENSNQEVGSGMVGELPTALSPQEFRAQLKKALLVPGVKHTSFDKPIKKVALCGGAGSFLIGKARAAGADAYVTGDLKYHEYFQAEKQLMLCDVGHFESEQFTGEVFKDLLASTFGGTFALFIAETHTNPVHYDF; encoded by the coding sequence ATGCCCACTGTCCAAGACCTAACCCGCGTGCTTGAAGCCGCTGCGCCCCTCGCCTACCAGGAATCATACGACAACGCCGGCTTACAGTGCGGCGACCCACAAATGGAGGTACGAGGCGTACTTATTGCTCTTGATTGCACCCCGGCCGTTGTAGACGAGGCCATCCGGCGAGGCTGCAATGTGGTAGTAGCGCACCACCCACTCATTTTTCGCCCCCTCAAGCGCCTCACTGGCGCCAACGAAGTCGAGCAGACGCTGCTGAAAGCCATCAAAAACGATGTGGCGCTTTACGCTGCGCACACCAACCTCGATAACGTGCGCCATGGGGTGAACCGCAAGCTGGCCGAGAAGCTAGGGCTTGTAAATCTGCGCATCCTTGACCCCAAACCCGGCCTGCTCGCCAAACTTATCACGTATGTGCCAGCTACGCACACCGAAAACGTGTTGGCGGCCCTGTACGCAGCCGGGGCCGGGCAGGTCGGCGACTATTCGGCTTGTAGCTTTCGGATGCAGGGCATTGGCACCTTTACGCCTGGTGCGGGCACCAACCCTTTCCAAGGAACGGTTGGTGAGTTAGAAACCACGCCGGAAGAACGCGTGGAAGTGCTACTGCCCTTGCATTTACAAAACACCGCACTTCACGCTTTGCGGCAGGCACATCCGTACGAAGAAGTGGCGTATGAAATCATCAAGCTGGAAAACAGCAACCAAGAAGTGGGTTCCGGCATGGTAGGCGAGTTGCCGACGGCGCTGAGCCCGCAGGAATTTCGGGCCCAATTGAAAAAGGCACTATTGGTGCCAGGGGTCAAGCACACGTCGTTCGATAAACCCATCAAAAAGGTGGCCTTATGTGGCGGCGCTGGTAGCTTCCTTATTGGCAAGGCCCGCGCGGCTGGCGCCGACGCCTACGTGACCGGCGACTTGAAGTACCACGAGTACTTCCAGGCCGAGAAACAATTGATGCTCTGCGACGTAGGCCATTTCGAGAGCGAACAATTTACCGGCGAAGTATTCAAGGATTTGCTTGCGTCAACCTTTGGTGGTACTTTTGCGCTCTTCATTGCCGAGACCCATACCAACCCCGTCCATTATGACTTCTAA